GTGCCGTTCGAGGTCGGTGTGGTCTCGGCGCACCGCACGCCGCAGCGCATGCTCGACTACGCCAAGACCGCCGCCGAGCGGGGCATCCAGGTGATCATCGCCGGGGCGGGAGGTGCCGCGCATCTGCCCGGCATGGTGGCGTCGGCCACGCCGCTGCCGGTGATCGGGGTACCGGTGCCGTTGGCCCGGCTGGATGGCATGGATTCACTGCTGTCCATCGTGCAGATGCCGGCCGGGGTGCCGGTGGCGACGGTTTCCATTGGCGGAGCGCGGAATGCGGGCTTGCTGGCGGTACGAATTCTGGGCTCCGCGGACGCCGAGCTGCGGGCGAGGATGGTGAAGTTCCAGGCCGATCTGGAAGCCATGGTGCTGGCCAAGGACGCCGCCCTGCGCGATCGCCTGCTGGGCGACGCCTGACGTCAATCCCCGATCAGCTCGCGAATGCGGGGAGTGAGGGACTCGACCGGCTCATCGGTCGACATCACCACCACCGCGGTGCGGCCGCCGCCGCCCCGGTAGATCGGCCAGGTTGCGGCCAGCGCCTCGGCCAGGTCCGACCGTGGGTTGGCCACCTCGCCGCGCAGCCATCGGCGCAGCACATAGTTGTGCGCGGCGACCACGGCGTTGGCGAAGAGTTCGGCGCGTAGGTCCGCCGTCCAATCCCCGGCTTGCGCGTTGCGCAGATGTTTGGTGAACAGCCGGACATACCGTGACACCACGGCCGTTTCGAAGTCGCGCAGCGCAGTTACCGAGCGGGTGAGCCGGTACCGCGTACGGGCGCGTTCGCCCTCGGCGAGGTAGTTCTCGAAAACCGATGTGGTTGCCACGGCGATGACCTCGGCGGGCAGCGCTTCGGCAGGCGCCGCCGACAACCTCTCGTCGGCGCGCCGCAGCAGCGTCTCATGATCGGGAAAGATCAACGCCTCTTTCGAGCCGAACTGACGAAACGCGGTGGTGCGTCCGACCCCCGCCCGCGCCGCGATGTCGTCGACGCTGGTGGCCTCGTACCCACATTCTTCGAACAGTTCGAATGCCGCGCTGACCAGGCGCTCCCGGGTGCTTGGCAATTCGGGCATGAGCGCACCTTTCGTGGGACTGAGTGCCGATGCTATGGTACTGAGTACCAAAAGTAGCAGGACGATGCACTCGATGTGCAGTCCGCGCAACGATTGATCCAAGAGAGCCACGAGCGCAGAGCTAGGGAGAAGATCATGGCCGGCTGGGGCGGTAACCCATCATTCGATCTGTTTCAGTTGCCCGAGGAGCACCAAGAGCTCCGGGCGGCGATCCGGGCGCTGGCGGAGAAGGAAATTGCCCCGCACGCTGCCGACGTCGACGAGAACGCGCGCTTCCCGGAGGAAGCGCTGCAGGCCCTGAATGCCTCGGGGTTCAACGCGATTCACGTGCCGGAGGAGTACGGCGGCCAGGGTGCCGACTCGGTGGCGGCCTGCATCGTGATCGAGGAAGTGGCCCGGGTGGACTGCTCGGCCTCGCTGATTCCGGCGGTCAACAAGCTGGGCACGATGGGCCTGATCCTGCGCGGCTCCGATGAGCTCAAGAAGCAGGTGCTGCCCTCGCTGGCCTCCGGTGAGGCGATGGCCTCCTACGCGCTGAGCGAGCGCGAGGCCGGCAGCGACGCCGCAGGCATGCGCACCCGCGCCAAGGCCGACGGCGACGACTGGATCCTCAACGGCACCAAGTGCTGGATCACCAACGGCGGCAAGTCGACCTGGTACACCGTGATGGCGGTGACCGACCCCGACAAGGGCGCCAACGGCATCTCGGCGTTCGTCGTGCACAAGGACGACGAGGGCTTCACCGTCGGCCCCAAGGAGCGCAAGCTCGGCATCAAGGGCAGCCCGACCACCGAGCTGTACTTCGAGAACTGCCGGATCCCGGGTGACCGGATCATCGGTGAGCCCGGTACCGGTTTCAAGACCGCGCTGGCGACCCTGGATCACACTCGCCCGACCATCGGTGCGCAGGCCGTGGGTATCGCCCAGGGTGCGCTGGACGCGGCGATCGCCTACACCAAGGACCGCAAACAGTTCGGTACCGCCATCGCCGATTTCCAGGCCGTGCAGTTCATGCTGGCCGATATGGCGATGAAGCTGGAGGCCGCACGCCTGATGGTCTACCACGCCGCGGCACGTGCCGAGCGCGGCGAGACCAACCTCGGGTTCATCTCGGCAGCGTCGAAGTGCTTCGCGTCCGACGTGGCCATGGAGGTCACCACCGACGCCGTGCAGCTGTTCGGCGGTGCCGGCTACACCGTGGACTTCCCGGTCGAGCGGATGATGCGCGACGCCAAGATCACCCAGATCTACGAGGGCACGAATCAGATCCAGCGCGTGGTGATGAGCCGCGCCCTGCTCAAGTAATCCAACGCCGCTCCAGTGGCCAGTTAATGCACGCTTTCACCGAAAGGCTGTGCAATAACTGGCCATTGGGCATTTGGGCGTAGCGCTAGCCTCGGGTGACCTTCTCGGTGGTGCGACGCCGATCCTGCGCGCCCGCATCGGCATTGGCCACCTGAACCAGTGACGCCCCGACCGCGAACACCGCCAGCAGATTCGTGATCAGCTCGTCGGGGGTGTTCCAGGACGCGGTGGAGAGCACCCGGTCGGAACCGGTGAAACCCTGTGTGGCCGCGGCATTGCGGGCCGATTCCAGTACCTCGGCGACCGACTGCCCGGCCAGCGCCGGACCCGGCACACGCTCCGGCACGATCTGGTCGCCGTGCACGCGCACTGCCGTGGCGTAGTCGGTGACTCCGATGGGCAGATCCTCGGCGGGCTTGCCGAACGGATCCAACGACAGCACCGCGACCTCGCCGCCGGCCACCGCCTCGTCGGCCTCGTCGAGCCGTTCCCGGGTACACAGGGCCATGTCGGCGTCCGTCATGCCCGATTGCTCCTCGCGTGCGCCGGCCAGCACCACCTCGGCACCGATCCACCAGATCCCGAACAGCACCGCGGCGGTCTGCCAGTGCGCGGGCAGCAGCACCGCCACGCGCGTTCCCGGGCCGGCGCCCATCTCGTCGCGCAAAAGGTTGGCGGTCTTGGCGGCCCAGTTGGCCATGGTCACGGTCGACAACTCGATCCGCTCACCGGTGGCGTCGTCGTAATAGGTGATCCGAGGCCCCGCCGGATCCGCTGCCAACAACGGATCCAGCACCGCGGCGCTGACTGTGCTCATGCCTCTGGTTCTACTCGAGGACGGTCAGTTCACACACTTGGGATCGTCCGAACCCGCGGTGAGGATCGGCGACGGCGGTGGCGGCGGGCTCGATTCCCCGGTGTCGCTGTAGGTGTCGCCGACGGAGGCCGGACCCACCGCGGACGGGTCCATGCCATCGGAGCCGGGCCCGGTGTAGTCCGCGGCCAGCACCACCCGCACCGCCCCGGGGGGCAGTGTCGAATCCTCGTTCACCGGCAGTCCGCCGAGATCCTTCGACACCGCCTGGGCGCCGAGGTCGTCGCGTTTGGCCGCCAGCACCTGGCTGGACGCGGGCGGGGCGCCTTCGTGATTGCCGGTGGCGCCGGGCTGGAAGCCCTTGTTGGTGAGCACCTGCGAGACGGCGGCGGCCAGGCCGTTGATGTCGGTGCCGTTGACCACCTCGACGGTGGTGGTGTCGGGGGAGTAGCTGAGCTGTTCGGTCTTGCCCGCGTCCTGGTCCTGCAGCAGGCTCGACACCCACTCATGGACTTCGGTGGGGTCGACGCGGACCACGCTCTGCATCCCGTCGTCGCTCCAGCCGTCCTCCCGAAGGACCGGGATGGTGGCGAACGCCACGCTGCCGCCGGCCAGCTTCTGCAGCTGCTGGATGAAATCCATGATGTCCCAGCCGTCGGAGATCACCATCGAGCGCTGCACGGCCTCGCGCAACTTGCTCAGGGTGCCCGGGCTCGACAGTGTCTTCGTCGAGATCACATCATGCGCCAGCGAGGCCATCACCGACTGCTGACGGGTCACCCGGTCGAGGTCACCGCGCGGCAGGTCGTGGCGTTGCCGAACGAAGCTCAGCGCCTGCGGGCCGTCGAGCTTCTGCCAGCCTGCCGGGAAATCAGCACCCGAGAGAGGTTCGTACACCGCGTCTTTCAGACACACGTTGACGCCGCCCAGGGCATCGGTGATCAACGCGAAGCCGAGCAGGCCGATCTCGGCGTAATGGTCAACGGTGACGCCGGTGAGAGCGGCGACGGTCTCGATCAGCTCTTCGCGGGCGGCCTCGGTGGCCTTGGGCTCCGCGACGGCCGGATCCTCGCCCTCGACCTCGACGAGTTGCTTCATCTCCTCGAGCTTCACCTCGCCGAAGACGCCGTTGATCTTCATCTTTCCCCTACCCGGTGCCTGGACGTACGAGTCGCGCGGGATGGAGATGGCGGTGGCCGACTTCCCGTTGTTGGGGATGCGCACCAGGATGATGGTGTCGGTGTTCGTCGAGACGTCGTCGCCGGCACGCAACGTCTCAAGCTCTTGCTGCGACAGCGGGTTGCCGTGTGCGTCGGTGCGGCTGTCCATACCGACCAGCAGGATGTCGATCGCTCCGTCGTCACCGCCACCGCCGAGCGCCGCCGAGCTGATGTGGTTGATGCCCGATTCGAAGGAGCGGATCTGGGTCCAGGCCACCCCTGTTCCGAGCACCACAGCCGACGCTGTGGCCACAGCGAGGGAGCGAAGCAGGGGGAATGGCACGTGCCCAGGCTACTTGCGGCATGGTCGTGAGCCGGGTAACGACGATCGGCGTGCCAGACTCTGCGCATGACGCAACGGATTGTGATCACCGGGGCCGGCGGCATGGTCGGCCAGGTATTGGCTGATCAGGCACGTCATGAGGGCCGGGACGTGCTGGCCCTGACCTCCGCTGAATGTGATATCGCCAACGCTGAGGCGATCCGGCAATTCGTCGAGCCCGGCGACGTGGTGATCAACTGCGCGGCATTCACGCAGGTGGACGCCGCAGAAAACGACCAGGACAGGGCCCACACCGTCAATGCCGTCGGTCCTGGCAACCTTGCCACGGTGTGTGCACAGGTCGGTGCCGGTCTGGTCCACATCTCCACCGATTACGTATTCGGGGCGTCCCGTGAGCGCCGTACACCGTATGAGATCGACGACGTGGCCGGTCCGGTCAACGTCTACGGCCAGACCAAGCTGGCCGGCGAACATGCGGTACTTGCCGCCAAACCCGATGCCCATGTGGTCAGGACCGCCTGGGTGTACCGCGGCGGCGACGGGAAAGACTTCGTGGCGACCATGCGCCGGCTGGCGGCCGGAGACGACCCGGTGGAAGTGGTCGCCGACCAGGTCGGGTCACCGACCTACACCGGTGACCTGGTCTCGGCCCTGCTGCAGATCGCCGACGGCGGCGTTCAGCCCGGTGTGCTGCATGCCGCCAACTCCGGAGCGGCCAGCCGGTTCGAGCAGGCGCGGGCGACGTTCGCCGCTGTCGGGGCTGATCCGGAGCGGGTGCGGCCGGTCGGCAGCGACCGGCATCCGCGTCCCGCGCCGCGACCGGCCTACACCGTCCTTTCGGCGCTGCGGTCCGCAGAGGCGGGCCTGACGCCGCTGCGGGATTGGCGGGAAGCGCTGGTGGCAGCGGTTGGAAAAGAAGACCCCTCCGGCCCGCTACCCTCTACGCCGTGACTTTGGATGCGGCCCGCCCGCTCGTCGTGGTGACGGTGACGTACTCGCCGGGCCCACACCTGGACCGTTTCCTCGCGTCGCTCGCCTTGGCCACCGACCGGCCCGTGACAGTCATCATCGCCGACAACGGCTCGACCGACGGAGCCCCCGAACAGGCCGAGAAGCGCTACCCGAACGTGCGCCTGCTCCGGACCGGCAGCAATCTGGGTTACGGCAGCGCCGTCAACCGCGGCGCCGAGAAGATCTCCGAGGGTGACTGCGAAGAGTTCTTCATCGTGGCCAACCCCGACGTGCAGTGGGGTCCGCATTCGATCGACATGCTGATCGACGCGGCCCAGCGGTGGCCGCGTGCCGGCGCGCTCGGTCCGCTGGTCCGCGACCCTGACGGTTCGGTCTACCCGTCGGCACGCCACCAACCCAGCCTGGTCCGTGGCGGCATGCACGCCGTGGTCGGCCCGTTCTGGAAATCCAATCCGTGGACGGCCGCCTACCGTCAGGACCGCCAGGACCCCAGTGAACGCGAGGTCGGCTGGCTGTCGGGTTCGTGCCTGTTGATGCGCCGCGCCGCGTTCGACGCGGTCGGCGGGTTCGACGAGCGCTACTTCATGTATATGGAAGACGTCGATCTCGGCGACCGGATTTCCCGCGCCGGCTGGCAGAACGTCTATGTGCCGTCGGCCGAGGTACTGCACCACAAGGGGCACTCCACCGGCCGGGACCCGGCGCGCAACTTGGCCGCCCATCACCGCAGTACCTACACTTTCCTGGCTGATCGATACCCGGCGCCGTGGCAGGCGCCGTTACGGTGGACAATTCGGGGCGCGCTGGCAGCACGTGCGGGCCTGGTGGTCGGTAGTTCTCGACGTAAACAGGCGAAAGGGCGCTGAGGTGATCAATCCTGCGGAAGTGGACGCCGTCGTCCTCGTCGGTGGACGTGGCACCAGGCTCCGGCCCTTGACTCTCTCGGCACCCAAGCCGATGCTCCCGACGGCCGGTGTGCCGTTTCTCACCCATCTGCTGGCCCGGATAGCCGAAGCCGGCATCAAGCATGTGGTGATGGGCACCTCCTACAAGGCGGAGGTGTTCGAGGAGGCGTTCGGTGACGGGTCTGATCTCGGACTCGAGATCGAATACGTCACGGAGACCGAGGCTCTCGGCACCGGTGGTGCCATCGCCAACGTGGCGGACAAGCTGCGTTACGACACCGCCATGGTGTTCAACGGCGATGTGCTGTCGGCGGCGGACCTCGGCGCGCTGCTGGAGTCGCATGACACCCACCAGGCCGATCTGACACTGCACCTGGTGCGCGTCAGCGATCCGCGGGCGTTCGGCTGTGTGCCCACCGATGCCGACGGTCGCGTGACGGCGTTCCTGGAGAAGACCCAGGACCCGCCCACCGATCAGATCAACGCCGGCTGCTATGTCTTCAAAAAGCATGTGATCGACCAGATTCCGAAGGGCCGGCCCGTGTCGGTCGAACGCGAGGTGTTCCCCGGCCTGCTCACCGACGGGTTGAAGGTGTGCGGATACGTCGACGCCTCCTACTGGCGCGACATGGGCACGCCCGAGGATTTCGTTCGCGGATCGGCCGATCTGGTCCGCGGCATCGCACCGTCACCCGCACTCAACGGTCAGCGCGGTGAGTCCCTGGTGCACGAGGGCGCGGCGGTCGCCCCCGGGGCATTGGTGATCGGCGGCTCCGTGGTGGGACGTGGCGCCGAGATCGGTGCCGGCGCTCGCCTCGACGGCGCGGTGATCTTCGACGGAGTACGCGTGGAAGCCGGTGCGGTGATCGAACGTTCGATCATCGGTTTCGGTGCCCGCATCGGCCCACGGGCACTGATCCGCGACGGGGTGATCGGTGACGGCGCCGACATCGGTGCGCGCTGCGAGCTGTTGCGCGGCGCCAGGGTGTGGCCCGGGGTGTCGATTCCCGACGGCGGCATCCGGTACTCCACCGACGTCTGACGCTCGGCGCTGAGAAAAGTGTGTTTGCCGGCCCCCGTCGACCCTTAGGATCGGATCGGCGAAAGGGGAGGGCAATGTTCATGGGCGGATTCAACAGGCGACGGCGCGCACCGATCGCGCCGATCGCGGCGCTGTTGGTGCTCGGAGGGGTTCTCGGTGTCACTGCGCCCGAGGCGGTCGCGTGGCCCATCCCGCTCACATGGGAAGACAACGCGTACCTCAAGGCCACCCGCGGCGTGTTCCCCGGCGACGACGACCAGTTGCTGATGGTCGGCCGGGAGATGTGCCGCCTGCTCTACACCGGTACGCCGGCGCAGGCAGTGATCGACCAGATGGCGGGCCAGTACGGCGCCGCTCCGGACCAGGCAGCGGTGGCGTTGCGCGCTGCGCGCCGGGCGTACTGTACCCAGGCGCCGGGCTAGACGGTTCCCGTCACGGTCCCCGCGAGCTGGGTCAATCCGAAGTCGGTACCTTCGGGCAGCGCATCCAGCGGCCACCATCGCAGATCCAAAGACTCGTCGCTGCAGGCGATCTCGGCACCTTCCGGTGCCCGCACCACGAACTGCATGTCGAGGTGACGGGTCGGCACCCCCAGTGAGCAGGTCACCGGGTGCACGTGCAGTGCGGCCAGTTGCGCCTCGATGTTCAACCCGGTGATGCCGGACTCCTCGGCGGCCTCGCGCAGGGCGGCGGCCTGAATGTCGGAATCCGTTTCCTCACAATGCCCGCCGAGTTGCAGCCAACGGCCGAAGCGTGGATGCAGGGTGAGCAAGGTCTTGGTGCCCGTATGGTCGACGACCAGTGCCGAGGCGGTGATGTGGCCGGGCACGCATGCCCGAAGGCAGGCGTCGGGGCGGGCGGCCAGAAACGACAGCACGGCATGACGCAGGGTGTCCTGGCCGGGATCGGCTGTCTGCCAATGCGTCAGCATCTCGACCGCCGAAGTGTGCAGACTCTCGGCGCTCACTTCACCACCAGCAGGCCGTCGGTGGGTACCGGGTCGCGCGGCGGCTGGGGGTCGGCGGGGTGTCCGATCGCGATGGCGCCCAACGGCTCCCAATCGTCCGGTAGATCGAGCTCGGAGCGCACCAGATCGCCGGCGAAGATCGTCGAGCCGATCCAGCAGCTGCCCACCTCACGCACCGCCAGCGCCACGAGCAGAGCCTGCACCGCCGCCCCGACGGCCACGGTGAACATGGTGTGCTCGGCCTGGGTGCGCGCCGCGTCCGGATAACTGTGGGCGCCGTCGGGAACCAGGAACGGAATCACCAGTTCCGGGGCGTCATACAGGATCTGGCCACGGTTCACGCGCCGCTCGACCGACTCGGGATCTCGGCCGTCTCCGCTCAGGTCGGCGCGCCACTTGTCCTTCATCCGGTCCAGCAACCGGACACGGGTGGCGTTGTCCTGAACCCAGACGAAGCGCACCGGACGGGTGTGGTGCGGTGCGGGCGCCGTGAGCGCCTCGCTGACCGCGGCTTCGATGAGCGCGTGGTCGACGGGCTCGTCGGAGAACGCACGCACCGAGCGGCGCAGCAGTTGAGCTTGGCTGCGCCCCAGCTGGATCGACTCGGCGGTGCCGAGCCAGAACAGATCATCCTCGCCGGATCGCAGCAGCGTGCGTGCGCTTGAGCCGTCGTCGGTCAGATCGAGCCCGCGTACCACTGCCACCGGGATCGAGGTGAGCTTGCCCTTCACCAGATCCGCTGCGGCAGCGATCTCGTCGGCCACGGCCACCTCGGTGACCAATAGTTCGTTACCGTGCCGGTCGCGCGCGCCGGCGTAGCCGTGCAGCACCGTCAGCCCCGATGCGCCGATCGCGAAGTCAGCCTGGCCGTTGCGCCATGCGCGTCCCATCGTGTCGGTGATCACGACGGCGACCGTGATGCCGAGTTGCTCACGCAGGCCGTTGCGGAGCGCCTGCGCACTGCCGTCGGGATCGACTGGCAGCAGGGCCAACTCGTTCGAGTCGACATTGGAGCCGTCGACTCCGGCTGCGGCCTGGACCAGGCCGATGGCGTTCTCGGTGATCAGGGTCCGGCCCTTACGTGCCAAGACACGAACGGCCTCACTGTCGATCAGCTTGCGCCGCAGGGTATCCCGCTCATCGGGATCCGAAGGAGCGGCGACGATGCGGCCCTCGCACTTGGAGACGATCTTGCTGGTGACCACCAGCACATCACCGTCGCGCAGCCAGGGTGCCGCCCCGGCCAGCGCGGCGGCCAGGTCGTCTCCGGGCCGGAACTCCGGAAGCCCTGGTACCGGCAGGATCTCGACGCGGTCCGCGGACCCGTGCTCGGTGCTCACAGGGCGACGCCGGCCAGGTCAAGACCCGCCCGCACCATCTCTGCGGTGGTCGGAGGGTCTGTCATCAGCAGCGGGACGGCGCGCACCTGAACGCCCTCGATCTCGGCGGTGTCGCCCTCGTGCACCAGCCAGCCGTCCAGGATTCCGGTGCCAGAACGAGCGCCGAAATGCCGGCCGACGGCCTGTGAGGTGGATTCCACGCCGATGATGGACAGGCACTCATCTGCCATGCCGCGCAACGGTTTTCCGTTGACGATGGGGGAGTAGCCGATCACCGGCGCCTTGGTCGAGCGCAGCGCGCCGCGGACACCGGGGATCTGCAGGATCGGCCCGATGCTCACCACAGGATTCGACGGTGCCAGCAACACCACGTCCGCATCGGCGATCGCCTCGGTGACGCCCGGTGCGGCGGTTGCTTGTTCCGCGCCGACGAACGCAAAGCTGTGCGAGGGCACCTGGGCGCGGTAGCGCACCCACCACTCCTGGAAGTGGATGGCCCGGCGCGCTCCGTCCTCGGGGTCGGTGATCACCACGTGGGTTTCGCTGCGGTCGTCGGTGACGGGCAGCAGCTGCGCCCCGGGTGACCAGCGCTTACACAGCGCCTCGGTGACCTGCGACAACGGGTAGCCGGCCCGCAGCATCTGGGTGCGGACCAGGTGGGTGGCCAGATCCCGGTCGCCCAGGCCGAACCAGTCCGGTTGCACGCCGTAGGCAGCGAGTTCTTCCTTGGCGTGCCACGTTTCGTTGCGGTGGCCCCAGCCGCGTTCGGGATCGATGCCGCCGCCCAGGGTGTACATGCAGGTGTCGAGGTCAGGACAGATCCGTACGCCGTGCATCCAGGCGTCGTCACCGACGTTCACGATCGCGGTGAGTTCGTGCTTGCTGTCGGACCCGGCGAACTGGCCGAGGCCGAGCAGGTGCTGGACCCCCAGCAAAAACCGGGCGCCTCCGACGCCGCCGACCAGAACGGTGATCTTCACAACGTCCGACCCTAGGCGTTGAGGGCGTGCGGATGGAAACGGCGTCGTCACGAGCAGGACACGCCGATGTCGCGACGCGCCGATTTGACATTACGGGATGGTATGAATTCCCGCTCTGGCGCTTGACCCCGGCAGCTAACACGTGTGTAATCACAGATGTGTCATTTCCCGGTTGGTGACCGATTCCGGTGTCGCGGACCGAGATTCGATCAACTGTTCGAATGGGGTGACCGCACATCACCATAGTGGGGCTCCACTTAGGATCTACGAGACCGAGTGAGGAGGCGGGGGATAATGTCTTATGAGAGCGGCGATTTCGATCGTGTGGTCCGGTTCGACGGCCGGCTACTCGGCTCGGTAGACAACGCACCGCACATCAACACGGGACCGGCACCGATGGGGGAAACCGGACGTCCCCAGCTGAGTCTGGTTCCCGAGCACATTGATGTTGATCCGGAAACCGAAGACGACCAATGGCAGGAACGTGCGCTGTGCGCACAGACCGACCCGGAGGCGTTCTTCCCGGAGAAGGGCGGGTCTACCCGCGAAGCCAAGCGCATCTGCCAGGGCTGCGAGGTGAAGGACGCATGCCTGGAATACGCGCTCGCGCACGATGAGCGCTTCGGAATCTGGGGAGGATTGTCGGAACGCGAGCGGCGCAGGCTCAAGCGCGGCATCATCTGACGCGCTACGCGTAGAGCGCTACACCGTGGGTGTGGCGCTAGGCGTCAGTCGTCGTCGATCGTTGGGTCGATGACTGACGGTTCAACTCCCAGATAGGTGGCCACTTGGGCCACCAGGATTTCATGCAGCAAGTCAGCAAGCTCATCGGATCCTTTGACCCGGCGCTCGATGGGCTTGCGGAACAAGACAATTCGAGCCCGGGTCGGATTTCCTCTGACGTCAACCCCAGCAGGTATCAGCCGCGCCAGCGCGATCGGTCCGTCGGCGATGACCTCCGGTGGCCATTGCACACTGTCGGGGTCTTTCGGAGACATCCGCGGAATCTCGTCGACGGCGACATCGAGTTCTCGGATCCGCGACGCCCACCGCCGTTCGATCGGCTCATAGGCTTCCAGCACCGCCATGTCGAAGCGCTCGGCACGACTCCGCCACCCGGGCACCGAGCGCGGAAGCAACGGCCCGCGCATGTCGCGACCGCGCCGCGATCTCCATGGGTTGCGCTGAGCCACGGCGATGATCGTAACGGTTCGGGATCGGGGACCCGACGGCTGCGCGTGTCCGGCACCGCACAGCGACCGTCCAAAGTAATCTCTGGAGCGTGAATGTTCCCCGTCGCTGCTGCCGGCCCGGGTGCCCGCACTATGCCGTGGCGACGCTGACCTTCGTCTACTCCGACTCCACGGCTGTAGTCGGACCCCTGGCCACGGTATCCGAACCCCACTCCTGGGACCTTTGCGTCGGCCACGCCGGCCGTATCACGGCACCGCGAGGCTGGGAGCTGGTCCGCCACGCCGGGCCGTTGCCGACCCACCCCGACGAGGACGATCTGGTGGCGTTGGCCGATGCGGTCCGCGAAGGCCAGCCGGGCGCGGTTCCCCACGGCGGAGTGGTGGCCGGATTCTCCGATCCCTCCACCGGTGTGGGCGCCGGCGCGGTGATGGCGCCGCAGGCACGTCCCGCCGAGACCAACGGCCGCCGTCGCGGGCACCTGCGGGTGCTGCCGGACCCCGACCAGTGACTTGCACTGATCAGACCTGATCGGACGACGGCCGGCCCAAGAGTAGTGAACGTGTCGAGGTCGCCCGACGGTTAGGCTGGCGCCAACGATCCCGTTTCACAAGGAGCTATATGTCTAGGCCAGCGGCGGCTGTTCACGATGTCATCAAGGCCTATGACGTCCGTGGTCTGGTGGGTAGCCAAATCGACGAAGCCTTCGTGGCCGAGGTCGGCGCCGCGTTCGCCCGACTGGTCCGCGGCGAAGGCGCCCCACAGGTGGTGATCGGCTACGACATGCGGGAGAGCTCGCCGACA
The window above is part of the Mycolicibacterium fortuitum subsp. fortuitum genome. Proteins encoded here:
- a CDS encoding TetR/AcrR family transcriptional regulator: MPELPSTRERLVSAAFELFEECGYEATSVDDIAARAGVGRTTAFRQFGSKEALIFPDHETLLRRADERLSAAPAEALPAEVIAVATTSVFENYLAEGERARTRYRLTRSVTALRDFETAVVSRYVRLFTKHLRNAQAGDWTADLRAELFANAVVAAHNYVLRRWLRGEVANPRSDLAEALAATWPIYRGGGGRTAVVVMSTDEPVESLTPRIRELIGD
- the rfbD gene encoding dTDP-4-dehydrorhamnose reductase is translated as MTQRIVITGAGGMVGQVLADQARHEGRDVLALTSAECDIANAEAIRQFVEPGDVVINCAAFTQVDAAENDQDRAHTVNAVGPGNLATVCAQVGAGLVHISTDYVFGASRERRTPYEIDDVAGPVNVYGQTKLAGEHAVLAAKPDAHVVRTAWVYRGGDGKDFVATMRRLAAGDDPVEVVADQVGSPTYTGDLVSALLQIADGGVQPGVLHAANSGAASRFEQARATFAAVGADPERVRPVGSDRHPRPAPRPAYTVLSALRSAEAGLTPLRDWREALVAAVGKEDPSGPLPSTP
- a CDS encoding TIGR03089 family protein gives rise to the protein MSTVSAAVLDPLLAADPAGPRITYYDDATGERIELSTVTMANWAAKTANLLRDEMGAGPGTRVAVLLPAHWQTAAVLFGIWWIGAEVVLAGAREEQSGMTDADMALCTRERLDEADEAVAGGEVAVLSLDPFGKPAEDLPIGVTDYATAVRVHGDQIVPERVPGPALAGQSVAEVLESARNAAATQGFTGSDRVLSTASWNTPDELITNLLAVFAVGASLVQVANADAGAQDRRRTTEKVTRG
- a CDS encoding sugar phosphate nucleotidyltransferase; this translates as MINPAEVDAVVLVGGRGTRLRPLTLSAPKPMLPTAGVPFLTHLLARIAEAGIKHVVMGTSYKAEVFEEAFGDGSDLGLEIEYVTETEALGTGGAIANVADKLRYDTAMVFNGDVLSAADLGALLESHDTHQADLTLHLVRVSDPRAFGCVPTDADGRVTAFLEKTQDPPTDQINAGCYVFKKHVIDQIPKGRPVSVEREVFPGLLTDGLKVCGYVDASYWRDMGTPEDFVRGSADLVRGIAPSPALNGQRGESLVHEGAAVAPGALVIGGSVVGRGAEIGAGARLDGAVIFDGVRVEAGAVIERSIIGFGARIGPRALIRDGVIGDGADIGARCELLRGARVWPGVSIPDGGIRYSTDV
- a CDS encoding acyl-CoA dehydrogenase, whose amino-acid sequence is MAGWGGNPSFDLFQLPEEHQELRAAIRALAEKEIAPHAADVDENARFPEEALQALNASGFNAIHVPEEYGGQGADSVAACIVIEEVARVDCSASLIPAVNKLGTMGLILRGSDELKKQVLPSLASGEAMASYALSEREAGSDAAGMRTRAKADGDDWILNGTKCWITNGGKSTWYTVMAVTDPDKGANGISAFVVHKDDEGFTVGPKERKLGIKGSPTTELYFENCRIPGDRIIGEPGTGFKTALATLDHTRPTIGAQAVGIAQGALDAAIAYTKDRKQFGTAIADFQAVQFMLADMAMKLEAARLMVYHAAARAERGETNLGFISAASKCFASDVAMEVTTDAVQLFGGAGYTVDFPVERMMRDAKITQIYEGTNQIQRVVMSRALLK
- a CDS encoding glycosyltransferase family 2 protein, translated to MTLDAARPLVVVTVTYSPGPHLDRFLASLALATDRPVTVIIADNGSTDGAPEQAEKRYPNVRLLRTGSNLGYGSAVNRGAEKISEGDCEEFFIVANPDVQWGPHSIDMLIDAAQRWPRAGALGPLVRDPDGSVYPSARHQPSLVRGGMHAVVGPFWKSNPWTAAYRQDRQDPSEREVGWLSGSCLLMRRAAFDAVGGFDERYFMYMEDVDLGDRISRAGWQNVYVPSAEVLHHKGHSTGRDPARNLAAHHRSTYTFLADRYPAPWQAPLRWTIRGALAARAGLVVGSSRRKQAKGR
- a CDS encoding LCP family protein, producing the protein MPFPLLRSLAVATASAVVLGTGVAWTQIRSFESGINHISSAALGGGGDDGAIDILLVGMDSRTDAHGNPLSQQELETLRAGDDVSTNTDTIILVRIPNNGKSATAISIPRDSYVQAPGRGKMKINGVFGEVKLEEMKQLVEVEGEDPAVAEPKATEAAREELIETVAALTGVTVDHYAEIGLLGFALITDALGGVNVCLKDAVYEPLSGADFPAGWQKLDGPQALSFVRQRHDLPRGDLDRVTRQQSVMASLAHDVISTKTLSSPGTLSKLREAVQRSMVISDGWDIMDFIQQLQKLAGGSVAFATIPVLREDGWSDDGMQSVVRVDPTEVHEWVSSLLQDQDAGKTEQLSYSPDTTTVEVVNGTDINGLAAAVSQVLTNKGFQPGATGNHEGAPPASSQVLAAKRDDLGAQAVSKDLGGLPVNEDSTLPPGAVRVVLAADYTGPGSDGMDPSAVGPASVGDTYSDTGESSPPPPPSPILTAGSDDPKCVN
- a CDS encoding DUF732 domain-containing protein; translation: MGGFNRRRRAPIAPIAALLVLGGVLGVTAPEAVAWPIPLTWEDNAYLKATRGVFPGDDDQLLMVGREMCRLLYTGTPAQAVIDQMAGQYGAAPDQAAVALRAARRAYCTQAPG
- the purE gene encoding 5-(carboxyamino)imidazole ribonucleotide mutase yields the protein MNTVTSEATGSGPKVGLIMGSDSDWSVMSDAATALAEFEVPFEVGVVSAHRTPQRMLDYAKTAAERGIQVIIAGAGGAAHLPGMVASATPLPVIGVPVPLARLDGMDSLLSIVQMPAGVPVATVSIGGARNAGLLAVRILGSADAELRARMVKFQADLEAMVLAKDAALRDRLLGDA